The DNA segment ggGAAATAGAAGACGGTATTTCTAGGCcgtaaatgtcctcaaacccgAAAAAAGATGCTGATTtagctttggataaaaacatgaaacaattaCCCGCCAACATCTCTTACAGCGCGCCGTTCAAAGCAGGCTAGAACCGGTTCCCACCCACCTGAGCATCCTCTGGCTCTTGAGCAGGTTCTGGAGTCCCAGCAgcccctccttcctctccgACCAGTTGGCGCTGGCGCAGTGGTTCAGCACCTCGGCCACGTCCTCCATCTGACGCAGGTAGTGCGGCGCCATGCCGCCGTTGCGCGAGCTGTATGAGCGCTCCGAGCAGGCGCTGGAGGCGTCGCTGTTGGCGTCGTCGTCAGAGTACATCCCCGGAGACTCGAAGCGCCGCCTCACCGGCCGCCGCTGAAAGGGAGAAGAATGACGGCGAGGTTGACAGACAGCACGCTCTCTGTTAACAGTCACGCCTTCACAAGTTAAATCTACCATGCAGCTACGGACGGAGCCATGCAGGTGTCTGAGGAGGACAGATGAACGAAGTTATTTCATGCCATTTGTTTCTTCGCCTCACGGCGCAGACATGATGTGACGGGAACTTAGAGAGGAACTTTTCTGCTCGTTTTCATGCTTCAGTGTTCAGAAAGTAAACGTCAGAGTTTAATGTTGTGCATGCAGTGACAGGAAGCTTCAGCTCTGTGCAGGCGACGTGTCTGTACCTTACTCCTCGAGTCTCCTAACAGCTGAAATGATCAAAATccaggaggaaagaggagagagaaaattacTGCGGGGTcatatctgtattctgcagTTTATTGTCGACAAATCTCAAGTTTAGAACCAAAACAACAACGCGTCGTCCGTCTCTTAAAACCGACCGACTTTGACATCATTTcctcattgagtccaagtggacgtttgtgccgaatttgaaaaaaatcccttagGGCCTTCTTGAAACAACGCGTTCAAGAATAAGATAGAcgcgaggtcacagtgacctttgaccaccaaaatctaatcatttcaaCTTTAACTCgcagtggacatttgtgccaaaatttgaagaaactccatCAAGGTGCTCAACTTTTAGTAGGGGATTAATTCTCATTTGGGGCTCTACCGAGTGTTTTGTCAGTTGGACGCTGTACGAGGgattaaatctaaataaattacagtgtgtgttcacGGTGATAAAAGACTCGTGTGGCTCATCGTGTGATTTTAATGGAGCTTTTTACCACAAATGAAGAAGCTgttgaactgaattgaaataGTTTGAATTCATTAGCGCACAAGATGACAAAAACggcagataaaaacaaacagagagaaatgacTCTAAACCCGAAgggcttttgaaaaaaaaactcccctcAAGAATTTACAGTCTATTCAGATTCTTAACATGACAATATAACAAcccacattatttaaaataatcataaacatCAGCAAAGCTAACACATGAACTACAGCGCAGGCTGTAATACTCACTGCCGGTTTGAGTCTAAACATGAGATTTGCTGATCGGAAAAACACAATATCAACGCTCGTATGCTGTAACAACTTTAGGCCACTTTAAAGACCACTTTTACGCATTTTAAGTCCCTGGAgagctgttttatttcatcCTTCTTTTTATCGAATACACGTTCTTCCACAGTGAAACGTTAGTATATAGCTTTATCACTTGTTCTCACCAGCGCGTCAGCGACGGCGGCCTCCACGTCGGTGCCCGTGTTGAGGATCCTCATGGCGTTGACGGAGGCCGAGATGCGAGCTTGATGGGACAGCCGGTCTGGAAGAGGAGACACGTCAGAGCGTGTTACCGCCATGAATATGAGATACAGTCGGTTTGGTGACTTAAGAtggaattaaaaataataaataaataaagacgaCCACAACTGACTCCTCACGTTTGAACAGAAAATGTcagatgaatgaaataaaatcatactGTTGGTCCAGAACCAGTTTAACCATGTTAGATGGATTTTCTTCGTAGTTTAGGTTGAGTTTTCTATCACTGAGCTTTTACAGCATTAttcagaaaatgcagaaaattattttgggaCAGTTTCTTGTGTTGTCAGTCACAGCTGAAATGCTGTATTAGTAAAAGATAAAACTACCTTAACATCTGACCCAACCCAAAGCaaatcccaaaaaaagctgcaacaaATATTTTGGTAGAGCCGCCAGCACAATCATTACCAGAGATGCACCGACTGCACCGACCGGCTGGTCACTGCCAATCAAACCAAACGATCGAATTTGGCCAATTTCAGCCATGGCAGACCGATCGGTGCATCTCTTCTCTTTAAccgagacaaaaaaaaaaaaaaaaaaagcaaaacatatcATGACAGTACAAGAGAGAGGTCTGCTTAATCAAAAAGCCccaaataacacaaatatatcatattaaatagaaatgatgatgaagaagctgcaaaataaaagttttaaagtcctgcattattTCTCCGCTCTAAGGCTTCGTCCATGCAGGGAGAGGCTTCACTCAGTCAGCCACATAACTGAGTTTggactttttcaaatgttttaaatattttatctgGCTGACTGCGTCGAGCCGCTCCGCTGGTCACCTGAGTAGCACTCTGCAGAGGACAGGGCGCTGGTTGAACGGGAGTGACGTCGAGTCGCTGCGGGAGGACGTAAAGTTAGAGGAGACCAGGAGAGAGCACgactacagacacacacaccgacacacacctGCTGTTAAATCTGCACACcggtttaaaattattttccacagccaaacaaatgcacattagAGCTGAACTTCATGTTTAATCTTAACTT comes from the Plectropomus leopardus isolate mb unplaced genomic scaffold, YSFRI_Pleo_2.0 unplaced_scaffold27043, whole genome shotgun sequence genome and includes:
- the LOC121937664 gene encoding CLIP-associating protein 2-like → TRRHSRSTSALSSAECYSDRLSHQARISASVNAMRILNTGTDVEAAVADALLLGDSRSKRRPVRRRFESPGMYSDDDANSDASSACSERSYSSRNGGMAPHYLRQMEDVAEVLNHCASANWSERKEGLLGLQNLLKSQRMLSRVELKRLCEIFTRMFADPHSK